A single genomic interval of Myxosarcina sp. GI1 harbors:
- a CDS encoding ABC exporter membrane fusion protein: protein MNHISSDRAKIVKPLFKKPSALIIGIVLLMAGTTVYALRQFSTSQSEPAPETVTPKITTVTALGRLEPSGEIIQISAPSASEGNRVEELLVKEGNKITKGQTIAILDSRDRLAAALKQAKERVGVAEANLAQIKAGAKTGEINAQKATIARIQAERSNDIAAQEATIARLEAELQNSKVEYGRYQQLFDEGAISASERDSKELAFNTAQRRLEEAKANLQRIQTSQREQILEAQATLDRIAEVRPVDIDVAAAEVREAQAAVATAQAELDRAYIKSPQAGTVIKILTRPGEVVSSNEGIARIGQIDQMYAVAEVYESDIGKVQLAQQAIVTSSAISGKLTGTVERIGLEVERQEVVNTDPTANIDAKVVEVRVKLDKESSQKVAGLTNLLVNVKISL from the coding sequence ATGAACCACATAAGCAGCGACCGAGCTAAGATAGTCAAACCTTTGTTTAAAAAACCTTCTGCCTTAATAATTGGCATAGTTTTGCTAATGGCAGGAACCACAGTTTATGCCCTGCGTCAATTTTCTACGTCTCAATCAGAACCAGCACCAGAAACAGTTACTCCGAAAATTACAACCGTAACCGCATTGGGAAGACTAGAACCTAGTGGCGAAATAATCCAGATTTCAGCACCTTCTGCTTCTGAGGGTAATCGAGTAGAGGAATTGCTAGTCAAAGAAGGAAATAAAATTACTAAAGGACAAACTATTGCTATTTTAGACAGTCGCGATCGCCTTGCTGCCGCTTTAAAACAAGCAAAAGAACGAGTAGGTGTAGCCGAAGCAAATTTAGCACAGATAAAAGCAGGGGCAAAGACAGGAGAAATTAACGCTCAAAAAGCAACTATTGCTCGCATTCAAGCCGAACGCAGTAACGACATTGCCGCACAGGAAGCAACTATAGCTAGACTAGAAGCAGAACTACAAAACAGCAAAGTAGAATATGGTCGCTATCAGCAATTGTTTGATGAAGGTGCAATTTCAGCCTCCGAACGAGATAGTAAAGAGCTTGCTTTTAATACGGCACAAAGACGCTTAGAAGAAGCTAAAGCTAACCTGCAACGCATACAAACTTCCCAACGCGAACAAATTTTAGAAGCTCAAGCCACCTTAGATCGCATAGCCGAAGTACGTCCAGTAGATATAGACGTAGCCGCAGCCGAAGTTAGAGAAGCCCAGGCTGCGGTAGCAACAGCACAAGCAGAATTAGATCGGGCATATATCAAATCGCCCCAAGCAGGAACGGTAATTAAAATCCTCACTCGCCCTGGTGAAGTAGTTTCTAGCAACGAAGGTATCGCTAGAATCGGGCAAATCGACCAAATGTATGCCGTAGCAGAAGTCTACGAAAGCGATATTGGTAAGGTGCAATTAGCACAACAAGCCATCGTTACCAGCAGTGCCATATCGGGAAAACTAACAGGAACGGTAGAACGTATCGGTTTAGAAGTAGAAAGACAAGAAGTAGTTAACACCGATCCTACCGCTAACATCGATGCCAAAGTCGTAGAAGTAAGAGTCAAGCTAGATAAAGAATCCAGCCAAAAAGTAGCGGGATTAACTAATTTGTTGGTTAATGTAAAAATTTCTCTTTAA
- the devC gene encoding ABC transporter permease DevC, translated as MFKALKNRTPLGWLQLKHDKFRLLTALSGIAFADILIFMQLGFMNALYTTNTQYARKIDGDIILTSTQATNFTRPYTFPRRRLYQAMDIPGVESAEPVYIGSLSWRNPQNREKTSMTVIGFDPEQPAFDLPEVNSQLDKVKIPDTVLFDKASRGEYDEVISQIEAGKTITTEIDRTTVTIDGLFQVGASFQDDGALITSTQNFMRLFPRKEPGTVSLGVVKLAPGRNLEAVRAALNAYLTEDVKAYTYQEYVDSELAYIQASTAIGFVFTLGTLMGFIVGIVIVYQVLSTDVNDHMAEYATFKAMGYRNIYLLGVVFEEALILSIIGFVPSVAIAAGLYHLTAMATALPIVLPVSRAVTVLIITIVMCSVSGAIATRKLQAADPADIF; from the coding sequence ATGTTTAAAGCACTAAAAAACCGTACACCCTTGGGATGGCTGCAACTCAAACACGACAAATTCAGATTACTAACCGCACTATCAGGAATAGCTTTTGCAGATATTCTGATCTTTATGCAGTTGGGCTTTATGAATGCTCTGTATACCACTAATACTCAGTATGCACGAAAAATTGACGGCGATATCATTTTAACAAGTACCCAAGCGACTAATTTTACTAGACCATACACTTTTCCTCGCCGACGACTCTATCAGGCGATGGATATACCAGGAGTAGAATCTGCCGAACCAGTTTATATTGGTTCTCTTAGCTGGCGCAATCCTCAAAACCGCGAGAAAACTTCGATGACGGTAATTGGGTTCGATCCAGAACAACCAGCCTTCGATCTACCAGAGGTTAATAGTCAATTAGATAAAGTAAAAATCCCCGACACCGTACTATTTGATAAAGCTTCTAGAGGAGAATACGATGAAGTTATTAGCCAAATAGAAGCAGGTAAAACTATTACTACCGAAATCGATCGCACTACTGTAACTATCGATGGCTTATTTCAAGTTGGGGCATCTTTCCAAGACGACGGCGCATTGATTACCAGCACGCAAAACTTTATGCGCCTGTTTCCTAGAAAAGAACCAGGAACGGTCAGTTTGGGAGTGGTCAAGCTAGCACCAGGGCGCAACCTCGAAGCTGTGAGAGCGGCTTTAAATGCCTACCTTACTGAAGATGTCAAAGCCTACACCTACCAAGAATACGTCGATTCAGAACTAGCTTATATTCAAGCTAGCACTGCTATTGGCTTTGTGTTTACTTTGGGTACGCTGATGGGTTTTATCGTCGGTATCGTCATCGTCTATCAGGTGCTTTCTACCGATGTCAACGATCACATGGCAGAATACGCCACCTTTAAAGCTATGGGCTACCGCAACATCTATTTACTTGGCGTAGTGTTTGAAGAAGCTTTAATTCTCTCGATTATTGGCTTTGTACCTAGTGTGGCGATCGCTGCTGGCTTGTACCACCTTACGGCAATGGCAACGGCTTTACCAATTGTCTTACCCGTATCGAGAGCAGTTACCGTCTTAATTATAACTATTGTAATGTGTAGCGTTTCTGGTGCGATCGCTACTCGCAAACTTCAGGCAGCCGATCCTGCGGATATTTTTTAA
- a CDS encoding FAD-binding domain-containing protein: protein MQIIWFRRDLRLSDNEIVAEACKNQQEVLPCFIIDPWFYQQPETGKARVRFLFESLTNLDVNLRKLGSKLYFFEGESVAIIRAITRSLLALGKQPKLYFNQDVQVQYGIDRDLQILDFYRQHNLETHIGKNHFLQNEECYETYWQNYHDYQERSLHPRPKKINTPQLTLGQIEWDELQQKYCHYWEAQKLHYFVGSENEADKTLRDFLGYRYRGYHWRMSRPWLAQRGASSHLSPHLVFGTISTRTVYQEASKLLQKLLPKSKNAFALSAFLDRLRWHDKFTQRLYFHPQLVVQNRYSEFDDWYSPEELGVEKQKLFLAWCKGQTGFPLVDASMRQLNRMGWMNFRMRSMCATFLTINCGVSWHHGARYFMSRLVDGDIAINHWQWQMQSGITNPMSKTFRIYNPTKNLQEKDPELQFVRHWLPELRGHSMEQLLTRKYNNSYPQPILDWKQTRLTNGKVVSQIRAKVRERLEKEGGEEYESALGAKKTVEKYFTTKDRQYRNLK from the coding sequence ATGCAGATAATTTGGTTTCGTCGCGACCTACGTTTAAGCGATAATGAAATTGTTGCCGAAGCTTGTAAGAACCAGCAAGAAGTTTTGCCCTGCTTTATTATCGACCCCTGGTTCTATCAACAACCAGAAACAGGAAAGGCAAGAGTACGATTCTTATTCGAGTCTCTAACCAATTTAGATGTTAACTTAAGAAAACTAGGTAGCAAACTGTATTTCTTTGAAGGCGAATCGGTTGCCATTATTCGAGCTATTACGCGATCGCTCTTGGCATTAGGCAAACAGCCAAAGCTTTACTTCAACCAAGATGTACAAGTACAATATGGTATCGATCGCGACCTTCAGATACTTGATTTTTATCGGCAGCATAACTTAGAAACGCATATTGGTAAAAATCATTTCCTTCAAAATGAGGAATGCTACGAAACTTACTGGCAAAATTATCACGATTATCAGGAGCGATCGCTTCATCCCCGACCCAAAAAGATTAATACTCCCCAACTCACTTTAGGACAAATAGAGTGGGACGAACTCCAGCAGAAATATTGCCATTATTGGGAAGCCCAGAAGTTGCATTACTTTGTCGGCAGTGAAAATGAAGCAGATAAAACGCTTCGGGATTTTTTAGGCTATAGATATCGTGGCTATCACTGGCGAATGTCTCGTCCCTGGCTAGCTCAACGAGGGGCTTCTTCTCATCTTTCGCCCCATTTAGTTTTCGGTACAATTTCAACTCGAACAGTATATCAAGAAGCATCAAAATTACTACAGAAACTATTACCCAAATCAAAAAACGCCTTTGCGCTTTCAGCCTTTTTAGATCGCCTACGCTGGCATGATAAATTTACCCAAAGACTGTATTTCCATCCCCAACTGGTAGTACAAAATCGCTACTCAGAGTTTGACGACTGGTATTCTCCCGAAGAACTAGGGGTCGAGAAACAAAAGTTATTTCTGGCTTGGTGCAAAGGACAAACTGGTTTTCCACTGGTCGATGCTTCAATGCGTCAGCTAAATCGAATGGGCTGGATGAATTTTCGGATGCGCTCGATGTGTGCGACATTTTTAACTATAAACTGTGGTGTTTCCTGGCATCACGGGGCGCGTTACTTTATGTCCCGTCTAGTTGATGGCGACATTGCTATTAATCATTGGCAATGGCAAATGCAGTCGGGAATTACTAACCCCATGAGTAAGACTTTTAGAATCTATAATCCAACTAAAAATTTACAGGAGAAAGATCCAGAGTTACAGTTCGTGCGCCACTGGCTACCAGAACTGCGAGGTCACAGTATGGAGCAACTGTTGACTAGAAAATACAATAATAGCTACCCTCAACCAATTCTAGATTGGAAGCAAACTCGTTTGACCAACGGTAAGGTAGTTTCTCAGATAAGAGCCAAGGTTAGGGAACGCTTAGAAAAAGAAGGAGGAGAAGAATACGAAAGTGCATTAGGTGCTAAAAAGACCGTAGAGAAGTACTTTACGACTAAAGACCGACAGTATCGAAATTTGAAATAA
- a CDS encoding carboxylate-amine ligase: MSLPEFTLGVEEEYQIVEPQTRELAASSGKILPLARQRLSEDTVQSEIHRSQIEIATEVCHSLEEVRAQLVRSRRAVIEAAAKDGKKIVAAGTHPFSSWKQPITSKQRYQSLEEDFQQIVRELVIFGCHVHVGLEDKEMAVAVLNRVQNWLAVLLALSANSPFWLGQVTGYASYRTEIWSRLPQTGPTLFFKDYEDYQATIAEIITASAIDDPTKIYWDVRLSETFPTIEFRVADVCLTIDEALMQAGLVRGLVRTCYNEIKQGIAFVPPKYQLLQIARWQAARYGLSGNLIEVGRSRSVSGVELTTSFLNYLRPALEQLGDWLTLSSLVQRTLERGNGARRQYEVYQQANNFTAVVDYLIEQTAQGVEVEFI; this comes from the coding sequence ATGAGTCTACCAGAATTTACTTTAGGTGTCGAAGAAGAATATCAAATTGTCGAGCCGCAAACTAGAGAGTTAGCCGCAAGCTCGGGAAAAATTCTTCCCCTTGCTCGACAGAGATTAAGTGAAGATACAGTACAGTCAGAAATTCATCGCTCTCAAATTGAGATTGCTACTGAAGTTTGTCATAGTTTAGAAGAGGTTCGCGCTCAGTTAGTGCGATCGCGTCGCGCAGTAATTGAAGCTGCAGCTAAAGATGGCAAAAAGATTGTTGCCGCAGGTACTCATCCTTTCTCAAGCTGGAAGCAGCCTATTACCTCCAAACAACGCTATCAAAGCTTAGAAGAAGATTTTCAGCAAATAGTGCGAGAGCTAGTTATATTTGGTTGTCATGTTCATGTTGGTTTAGAAGATAAAGAAATGGCGGTTGCTGTACTTAACCGCGTTCAGAATTGGCTAGCTGTTCTTTTAGCTCTTTCTGCCAACTCCCCTTTTTGGTTGGGTCAAGTCACGGGATATGCTAGCTACCGAACTGAAATCTGGTCGCGTCTGCCTCAAACAGGTCCAACATTATTTTTTAAGGATTACGAAGACTATCAAGCGACGATCGCAGAAATCATTACGGCAAGTGCGATCGACGATCCCACTAAAATTTACTGGGATGTGCGTCTGTCAGAAACGTTTCCCACGATTGAGTTTCGCGTTGCCGACGTTTGTTTGACAATTGACGAAGCTTTGATGCAGGCTGGATTAGTTAGAGGACTCGTACGGACTTGCTACAACGAAATTAAACAGGGCATTGCTTTTGTCCCCCCAAAATATCAATTATTGCAAATAGCTCGTTGGCAAGCAGCACGTTACGGTTTGAGCGGAAATTTAATTGAGGTTGGAAGATCGCGTTCGGTTTCTGGTGTAGAATTAACCACTAGTTTTCTAAACTACCTGCGTCCTGCATTAGAACAATTAGGAGATTGGCTGACCTTGTCCTCGTTAGTGCAGCGTACTTTAGAACGAGGTAATGGCGCTCGACGGCAATATGAAGTATATCAACAAGCAAACAATTTTACTGCTGTAGTAGATTATTTAATTGAGCAAACGGCGCAGGGAGTAGAGGTTGAATTTATTTAA
- a CDS encoding SDR family oxidoreductase has translation MVSEKDKILVAGATGGVGQLVVAKLLTKNLQVRALTRTKAKAASMFDNRVEAVEGDIRYPNTLAEAVRDINYIICCTGTTAFPSLRWDFTNFFQPSNTPEAVDSKGVKNLVAAAPPDLKRLVFVSSAGVLRKDELPYNILNAFGVLDAKLAGEKAIVTSGIPYTIIRPARLIDGPYTSYDLITLLRAKTDGKKGVKIESGDCFGGETSRIDVANACVESLFSDSTIDKDFSIVNDGERPKNIDWLQLFSRL, from the coding sequence ATGGTATCGGAAAAAGATAAAATTCTGGTTGCAGGTGCTACGGGTGGTGTCGGACAGCTGGTAGTAGCAAAACTACTAACCAAAAACCTTCAGGTTCGAGCTTTGACTAGAACTAAAGCCAAAGCAGCATCAATGTTTGACAATAGAGTTGAGGCTGTAGAGGGAGATATTCGTTATCCCAATACTCTAGCTGAAGCTGTACGGGATATAAATTATATTATTTGCTGTACGGGAACTACTGCTTTTCCTTCTCTGCGTTGGGATTTTACCAATTTCTTTCAACCCTCTAATACTCCTGAAGCAGTAGATAGTAAAGGAGTAAAGAATCTAGTTGCTGCTGCACCGCCAGATTTAAAAAGATTAGTATTTGTCTCTTCGGCAGGGGTATTACGAAAAGATGAACTGCCCTACAATATTCTCAATGCCTTCGGGGTACTTGATGCTAAGTTGGCAGGAGAAAAAGCGATTGTCACTTCTGGTATTCCCTATACAATTATCAGACCAGCTAGATTAATTGATGGTCCTTATACTTCCTATGATTTAATTACACTGCTTCGGGCTAAAACCGATGGTAAGAAAGGAGTAAAAATAGAATCAGGAGATTGCTTTGGCGGCGAAACCAGTCGTATCGACGTAGCTAATGCTTGCGTAGAATCATTATTTTCTGACAGTACGATCGATAAAGATTTTTCAATTGTCAACGATGGGGAAAGACCTAAAAATATTGATTGGTTGCAACTTTTCTCGCGATTGTAA
- a CDS encoding class II glutamine amidotransferase — protein sequence MCQLLGMNCNVPTDICFSFEGFSARGGKTDDHRDGWGIAFFEGKGCRLFIDAKPSISSPIAEVVRHYPIHSTHVIAHIRKATQGEIALENCHPFRRELWGKYWVFAHNGDLPDFHPQCLGFYHAVGKTDSERAFCLILETLRQRFPSGQPNLKELYLALQEITDLISTYGIFNYLLSEGEHFFAHCSTKLSYIVRQAPFAAAHLIDQDVTVDFQELTTPSDRVAVIATTPLTDNEVWTQIQFGELLVFQDGLPLKFT from the coding sequence ATGTGCCAATTACTGGGAATGAACTGCAATGTCCCTACGGATATTTGCTTTTCTTTTGAAGGATTTTCTGCACGAGGAGGAAAAACTGACGACCATCGTGATGGTTGGGGTATTGCTTTCTTTGAAGGCAAAGGATGTCGGCTTTTTATCGATGCCAAACCCTCAATTAGTTCTCCAATCGCCGAAGTGGTAAGACACTACCCCATCCACTCTACCCATGTAATTGCCCATATTCGCAAAGCCACGCAAGGGGAAATTGCTCTGGAAAACTGCCACCCCTTTCGTCGGGAACTGTGGGGAAAGTATTGGGTATTTGCTCACAATGGAGATTTACCAGATTTTCACCCTCAATGTTTGGGGTTTTATCATGCTGTGGGGAAAACCGATAGTGAAAGAGCGTTTTGCTTAATACTAGAAACGTTAAGACAACGCTTTCCGTCAGGTCAGCCAAATCTAAAAGAACTATATTTAGCTCTACAGGAAATCACCGATCTAATTTCTACTTATGGTATTTTTAATTACTTACTATCTGAAGGAGAGCATTTTTTTGCTCACTGCTCAACCAAGCTTAGTTATATTGTACGGCAAGCACCGTTTGCTGCGGCACACTTAATTGACCAAGATGTAACTGTAGATTTCCAAGAATTGACTACTCCAAGCGATCGCGTTGCTGTTATCGCGACTACTCCCCTCACCGATAATGAAGTTTGGACGCAAATCCAATTCGGAGAACTGCTAGTATTTCAAGACGGTTTGCCCTTAAAATTTACATAG
- the pyrC gene encoding dihydroorotase → MQNLTLTRPDDWHLHLRDGEALKAVLPHTVRQFARAIIMPNLKPPIRTVADAADYRERIKAAIRTGKQFEPLMTLYLTDNTSPEEIIAAKASQFVKAIKYYPAGATTNSDFGVTDISKCDRVFEMMEQVDIPLLLHGEVTDGDVDIFDREKVFIEKHLIPLKKRFPKLRVVLEHITTADAVQFVLATNKIAATITPQHLLFSRNAIFQGGIQPHFYCLPILKREQHRLALLQAATSGNPKFFLGTDSAPHPRNSKESSCGCAGCYSALHAMELYTAAFESANSLDKLEAFASFYGADFYQLPRNTEQIILTKTTWRIPDEVPFPESGLVPLWAGQEMKWKMI, encoded by the coding sequence ATGCAAAATCTTACTCTTACTAGACCCGACGACTGGCATCTGCATCTACGAGACGGCGAAGCACTCAAAGCAGTCCTGCCCCATACAGTACGTCAGTTTGCACGCGCCATCATCATGCCGAATCTAAAGCCTCCGATACGCACAGTAGCTGATGCTGCTGACTATCGCGAGCGCATAAAAGCAGCAATTCGCACTGGCAAACAGTTTGAGCCACTGATGACCCTCTACCTCACCGACAATACCAGCCCCGAAGAAATTATCGCAGCTAAGGCATCTCAGTTTGTCAAAGCGATAAAATACTATCCTGCGGGTGCAACCACCAATTCAGATTTCGGTGTGACGGACATTAGTAAGTGCGATCGCGTCTTTGAAATGATGGAACAGGTAGACATACCTTTATTACTTCACGGGGAAGTGACCGATGGAGATGTTGATATATTTGACCGCGAGAAGGTGTTTATCGAGAAACATTTAATTCCCCTCAAGAAGCGATTTCCCAAACTGCGGGTGGTACTCGAACACATTACCACTGCCGATGCCGTGCAGTTTGTCCTGGCAACTAACAAGATCGCTGCCACGATTACACCACAACATCTATTGTTTAGCCGTAATGCTATATTCCAAGGTGGCATTCAGCCCCATTTTTATTGCTTACCAATTTTGAAACGAGAACAGCATCGCTTGGCACTTTTGCAAGCAGCAACATCTGGCAATCCCAAATTTTTTCTAGGTACTGATAGCGCGCCCCATCCCCGCAATAGCAAAGAAAGTTCCTGTGGTTGCGCGGGTTGTTATTCGGCTCTCCATGCTATGGAACTATACACAGCAGCTTTTGAAAGTGCTAATTCCCTCGATAAACTCGAAGCTTTTGCCAGTTTTTACGGAGCAGATTTTTATCAACTCCCGCGCAATACAGAACAGATTATTTTGACTAAAACAACCTGGCGTATTCCTGATGAAGTTCCATTTCCTGAATCTGGACTCGTTCCCTTATGGGCAGGTCAAGAGATGAAGTGGAAAATGATTTAA
- a CDS encoding SDR family NAD(P)-dependent oxidoreductase codes for MKLENKVAIVTGGSGGIGQALCDRLAREGAKIVINYRSHPDEAQKVKQEIEQIGSEALIVRADLSKVREINNLVEEGINYFGKVDILVNNAGLEKRADFWDVTEEDYDLVLNVNLKAVFFSTQAVVRHFRETNNPGRIINISSVHEELPFPHFTAYCASKGGVKMITRNLAVELGSMGITINNVAPGAIATPINEKLLNNPEQLKKVTQNIPLGRLGEPEDVAGLVAFLASDEARYITGSTFYVDGGLLWNYQEQ; via the coding sequence ATGAAACTAGAAAACAAAGTCGCGATCGTTACTGGTGGTAGTGGAGGTATCGGACAAGCTTTATGCGATCGCTTGGCACGAGAAGGAGCAAAAATTGTGATTAACTATCGTTCTCATCCTGATGAGGCACAAAAAGTCAAACAGGAGATAGAGCAAATAGGTTCTGAAGCTCTAATTGTACGAGCAGACTTGAGTAAAGTTCGAGAAATTAATAATTTAGTCGAAGAAGGTATTAATTATTTCGGCAAAGTCGATATATTAGTCAACAATGCAGGGTTAGAAAAACGAGCCGATTTTTGGGATGTCACAGAAGAAGATTATGACTTAGTATTAAACGTCAACCTCAAAGCTGTGTTTTTTAGCACTCAAGCCGTAGTCAGACATTTCCGAGAAACTAATAACCCAGGCAGAATCATTAACATCAGTTCCGTTCACGAAGAACTGCCTTTCCCTCACTTTACAGCCTATTGCGCTAGTAAGGGCGGAGTAAAGATGATAACCCGTAATCTGGCTGTAGAACTAGGCTCAATGGGAATTACAATAAACAATGTTGCTCCAGGTGCGATCGCTACACCCATTAATGAAAAGCTACTCAACAATCCCGAACAGCTTAAAAAAGTTACGCAAAACATTCCTTTGGGACGTTTGGGAGAACCAGAAGATGTAGCGGGGTTGGTGGCATTTCTTGCATCCGATGAAGCTAGATATATTACAGGTTCGACTTTCTATGTCGATGGTGGTCTGTTGTGGAACTATCAAGAACAGTAA